In Brachionichthys hirsutus isolate HB-005 chromosome 5, CSIRO-AGI_Bhir_v1, whole genome shotgun sequence, a single genomic region encodes these proteins:
- the dnajc24 gene encoding dnaJ homolog subfamily C member 24, protein MCDAGRDLYAVLGADASDSAQQLRHRYQQLALQCHPDRVAGGGSAAAEKFLEVDAAWKVLRDESSRRRYDLQRRAVELKQDGPVDCTVSLEDMSWDQGECAYSHCCRCGGGFSISQEEVDEEEQRKQSHEEEQRGMLVRCDTCSLSVHVTWASPTETVRSERNLPS, encoded by the exons ATGTGTGACGCAGGCAGGGACCTGTATGCCGTCCTGGGAGCCGACGCTTCAGACTCGGCCCAGCAGCTCAGACACAGATACCAGCAGCTGGCCCTGCAG TGCCACCCAGACCGTGTGGCGGGCGGCGGTTCTGCTGCAGCGGAGAAGTTTCTAGAGGTTGACGCCGCCTGGAAGGTCCTGCGGGACGAGAGCAGCAGGAGACGGTACGACCTGCAGCGGAGAG CTGTGGAGCTGAAGCAGGACGGGCCGGTGGACTGCACGGTGTCTCTGGAGGACATGTCCTGGGATCAGG GTGAGTGTGCGTACTCGCACTGCTGTCGCTGTGGAGGCGGCTTCAGCATCTcacaggaggaggtggatgaggaggagcagaggaagcaaagccacgaggaggagcagcgaggaaTGCTGGTTCGCTGTGATACATGCTCCCTCAGTGTGCACGTCACGTGGGCGTCGCCGACGGAGACGGTCCGCAGCGAGCGGAACCTTCCTTCATGA